The Nicotiana tomentosiformis chromosome 2, ASM39032v3, whole genome shotgun sequence genome includes the window CGGGGACTCCGGTTAGCCACTCATTAGCCTCATCAATATCATCCAAAAGAATTAGATCAATTAGATTGCGGTGGTTGTAGCGACGCCTCAATGCTCTATTGTATTTTATGAACACTAGATTATGGAGGCGCTTCAAGGTTAGTCGATTCCTCTTCTTTGTATGAATCTCCAAACAAGATGTGTCAACTAATTAGTAGGAGTTGGGACAATTGAGATAtaatttactttatttcaaaatacgaaataattctttttatttctcACGTGTTCAAAAACGCTCCAGTTCCTTTTACATCCGGTTGAGCTACATGTTAAACTTAGAACTCTGATGGCGAAAGTTTGTAAATCCGGAGTCTCTACACCATATTGGTCCCACCACTCAACTATAGAAGTGAAAAAATATATTCAAGAGTTAATAAGTATAAAAAATACATTAAAGTTAGAGCTATAAAATATATAAACACTTGGTCACCTGGCGACTTCGTCTTTCTTTGTTTAATAGCAAGTCAGAGCTTAAAAAGTCCTTCAGCTGCCTTGTAAATAGCAAGCTGATCTACTATCTTTTCTTGCAAGTATTCATTTGGGGTCAACTTGATAACAACCTCATGGAATCGTGTCCACACTTCTCTAGCCAATGAATTATTTTCATGCTGATCATAAAAGAGTGACGGGTTCAGAATAAGTCCAGCAGCATGCAAAGGTCTATGAAGTTGCTCACTCCATCTTGCATCAATGATCTGAAAGACCTTTGCATATTTCTGCTCATCAGTGAATGATGCTTGAATAGCCTCCTTGGCCCTATCCATAGCTTCATAGATGTAGCCCATTGGTGGTTTTTGCTCCCCATCCACCAAACAGAGTATTTTAACCAAAGGGCCACCAATTTTAAGAGCATGAAGGACATTATTCCCAAAATAATAAGAAAGAATAATGCGTGCAACATCTTTCCCCGCACTTTCCATTGCAAATTTACTTTTGCTCCATTCTTCTGAAGTGAACAACTTTCTCAAATTGGCTTTTTGCAAGTGGATACTATGCAAAGTCAAGAAAGTAGTGGCGAACCTTGTCTTGCCCGATTTCACCAATTTTTTTTGTCTGGTGAATCTTCTCATCATATTCAATAACAAGGGCCGCTGAGAAATATAAGAATGTACCCTAACGCCCTGGCCAAAAACTGTAGAGAagggtttttccttgaaaatgtcCCCGAATATTAAGTTGATACAATGAGCCGCACATGGAGTCCAATAGACATTCTTGTACGCTCCTTCCACCATGCCACTCGCTTTCACATTTTCACTCGCATTATCAGTGACCACTTGAACAACTTTGCTTGGGCCAATCTTTGTAATGGTGTTCTGAAACAAGGTGAACATTTTGATGTGGTCAGTGGATGAGTCCCTAGCATCAATGGACTCAAGAAACAAACTTCCCTTGGGAGAATTCACCAACacattaataattattttttcaatTCTTGCCGTCCACTTATCCA containing:
- the LOC104108176 gene encoding uncharacterized protein — translated: MALQHSTSTAFVFHLLNFEMLVITNKDFVGVKYSFILNQRLRVGALGITFVRERFTPNVIERERPGLAIWDRVNEKNTNVVCKFCNKITTGEIYRFKFHLIGGDRNVTSCPKCPPEVRNEIKNFVEKKEQNNQMSHQPLVTNLHDDDDDIEELSLPTKRRRDAISSSHGSTGTSRTKGPIDCYFPTKPEGKSGGKDVQKIAKDILRDRAVRAFARWVYDAGLLFNFVNYTDTFGDFIEVVSQYGPGMKPPTYHEIRGPYLIKEVEETNKIVEEYKVAWNKYGCSIMMDKWTARIEKIIINVLVNSPKGSLFLESIDARDSSTDHIKMFTLFQNTITKIGPSKVVQVVTDNASENVKASGMVEGAYKNVYWTPCAAHCINLIFGDIFKEKPFSTVFGQGVRVHSYISQRPLLLNMMRRFTRQKKLVKSGKTRFATTFLTLHSIHLQKANLRKLFTSEEWSKSKFAMESAGKDVARIILSYYFGNNVLHALKIGGPLVKILCLVDGEQKPPMGYIYEAMDRAKEAIQASFTDEQKYAKVFQIIDARWSEQLHRPLHAAGLILNPSLFYDQHENNSLAREVWTRFHEVVIKLTPNEYLQEKIVDQLAIYKAAEGLFKL